A stretch of the Thiocystis violascens DSM 198 genome encodes the following:
- the ubiU gene encoding ubiquinone anaerobic biosynthesis protein UbiU, giving the protein MELVCPAGNLPMLKAAVDQGANAVYIGFRDDTNARHFAGLNFNDKQIREGLNYAHDRKVKVFVAINTYAQPNGWERWTAAVDRAADLGVDAIILADMGVLDYAAERYPNVNLHLSVQGSATNPAAIRFMHRHFGIKRVVVPRVLSLAQVAHLIQEAPVPVEIFGFGSLCVMVEGRCLLSSYACGQSPNTYGACSPAAHVEWRDTAQGQETRLGGVLIERRSRDEPAGYPTLCKGRYDVAGELRHAIEEPTSLNTLDILPGILAAGVSAIKIEGRQRSTRYVSQVTQVWREAIDACQRNPEAFRPRESWHQILAQVSEGAQTTIGPYHRPWH; this is encoded by the coding sequence ATGGAACTCGTCTGTCCCGCCGGCAATCTGCCGATGCTCAAGGCGGCCGTCGATCAAGGCGCCAATGCCGTTTATATCGGCTTTCGCGACGACACCAACGCCCGTCATTTCGCCGGTCTGAATTTCAACGACAAGCAGATCCGCGAGGGTCTGAACTACGCCCATGATCGCAAGGTCAAGGTCTTCGTCGCCATCAACACCTATGCGCAGCCCAACGGCTGGGAACGCTGGACCGCCGCCGTCGACCGCGCGGCGGATCTGGGCGTGGATGCCATCATCCTCGCCGACATGGGCGTGCTCGACTATGCCGCTGAACGCTATCCCAACGTCAATCTGCATCTGTCGGTCCAGGGCTCGGCCACCAACCCGGCGGCGATCCGCTTCATGCACCGTCATTTCGGCATCAAGCGGGTCGTGGTGCCGCGCGTGCTATCGCTGGCCCAGGTCGCGCATCTGATTCAGGAGGCGCCGGTGCCGGTCGAGATCTTCGGCTTCGGCAGCCTGTGCGTGATGGTCGAGGGTCGCTGTCTGCTGTCATCCTATGCCTGCGGTCAATCGCCCAATACCTATGGCGCCTGCTCGCCGGCCGCGCATGTCGAGTGGCGCGATACCGCCCAGGGTCAGGAAACCCGGCTCGGTGGCGTCCTGATCGAGCGCCGCTCGCGCGACGAGCCTGCCGGTTATCCGACGCTGTGCAAGGGACGTTATGATGTCGCCGGCGAGTTGCGTCACGCCATCGAGGAGCCGACCAGTCTGAACACGCTCGACATCCTGCCCGGCATCCTGGCCGCCGGGGTCAGCGCCATCAAGATCGAGGGCCGTCAGCGCAGCACCCGCTATGTCTCCCAGGTCACCCAGGTCTGGCGCGAGGCGATCGACGCCTGCCAGCGCAATCCTGAGGCGTTCCGCCCCAGGGAAAGCTGGCATCAGATCCTGGCCCAGGTGTCCGAGGGCGCGCAAACCACGATCGGGCCCTATCATCGGCCCTGGCACTAA
- a CDS encoding TIGR01212 family radical SAM protein (This family includes YhcC from E. coli K-12, an uncharacterized radical SAM protein.): protein MPSPPAPHRILSDRVNTFGQYLLKRYGQRVHKLALHAGFTCPNRDGAKGHGGCTFCNNVSFSPNAESQAPIAPQLDAGRAVLAKRTGARRFMAYFQAYTNTYDPVDALRERYDSALTHPDVIGLSIGTRPDCVPDAVLDLLASYRAKGKEIWLELGLQSADDRTLARVNRGHDFADYRTAVIAAHRRGIPVCTHLIVGLPGEGREAAISSLDRVLELGVEGLKLHPLHVVRHTRLAIDWKRGEYQPLTLDDYVTICADLVERTPPAVIYHRLTGTAPRDILLAPDWCSQKWAVLNAIEAELFRREAHQGDRVAAPSLPKLVSLG from the coding sequence GCCCTCCCCCCCTGCTCCACATCGCATCCTCAGTGATCGCGTCAACACCTTTGGTCAGTACCTGCTGAAGCGTTACGGTCAGCGGGTGCACAAGCTCGCGCTTCACGCCGGTTTCACCTGCCCGAACCGCGATGGCGCCAAGGGACACGGCGGTTGCACCTTCTGTAACAATGTCTCCTTCAGTCCGAACGCCGAAAGTCAGGCACCGATCGCGCCCCAACTCGATGCCGGGCGCGCCGTTCTCGCCAAGCGCACCGGGGCGCGGCGCTTCATGGCCTATTTTCAGGCGTATACCAACACCTACGATCCGGTGGACGCGCTACGCGAGCGCTACGACAGCGCGCTGACCCATCCGGACGTGATCGGGCTCTCGATCGGCACCCGCCCGGACTGCGTGCCGGACGCCGTGCTGGATCTGCTGGCCAGCTACCGGGCGAAGGGCAAGGAAATCTGGCTGGAACTCGGATTGCAATCCGCTGACGACCGCACCCTGGCGCGCGTCAACCGCGGTCATGACTTCGCCGATTATCGCACCGCCGTCATCGCCGCCCACCGGCGCGGGATCCCGGTCTGCACCCATTTGATCGTCGGCTTGCCCGGCGAGGGACGAGAGGCGGCGATCTCCAGTCTCGACCGCGTGCTTGAACTCGGCGTGGAAGGGCTGAAACTGCATCCGCTGCATGTCGTGCGTCACACCCGTCTGGCCATCGACTGGAAACGCGGCGAGTATCAGCCGCTGACGCTGGACGACTATGTGACGATCTGCGCCGATCTGGTCGAGCGCACGCCCCCGGCGGTGATTTATCATCGCCTGACCGGGACCGCGCCCCGCGATATTCTGCTGGCGCCCGACTGGTGCAGCCAGAAATGGGCGGTCCTGAACGCGATCGAGGCCGAGTTGTTCCGCCGCGAGGCCCACCAGGGCGACCGGGTCGCGGCACCATCCCTTCCGAAACTTGTCAGCCTTGGCTGA